Proteins found in one Pontibacter sp. SGAir0037 genomic segment:
- a CDS encoding PH domain-containing protein translates to MGLLNGLMGHASEVSTDKISKEFQPILLPDEQIEKAFKLIRDMLVFTNKRLIMVYKQGITGSKIDYQSIPYASIKMFSKESAGMMDFDAELKIWLTGESTPTIKQEFRKGDNVNEAYKVLSKYVLK, encoded by the coding sequence ATGGGATTGTTAAATGGCTTAATGGGGCATGCCTCCGAAGTATCTACAGACAAAATAAGCAAAGAATTTCAGCCAATTCTGCTTCCTGATGAGCAGATAGAAAAAGCTTTTAAGCTTATCCGCGACATGCTGGTATTTACCAACAAACGCCTTATTATGGTTTATAAACAGGGTATTACCGGCTCTAAAATCGATTACCAGAGCATTCCCTACGCCAGCATTAAAATGTTCTCTAAAGAAAGTGCCGGCATGATGGATTTTGACGCTGAACTGAAGATCTGGCTAACAGGTGAATCCACCCCAACTATAAAGCAGGAGTTCAGAAAAGGCGATAATGTAAATGAGGCGTATAAAGTGCTGAGTAAGTATGTACTGAAGTAA
- a CDS encoding glutathione peroxidase has translation MEKEFYQLSATSLQGKQVPMESYKGKVVLVVNTASKCGLTPQYEGLETLYQKHKDEGLVILGFPCNQFGNQEPGGRKEIEEGCLINYGVSFPMFDKIDVNGDNTHPVFKYLKAKLGGLFGTRIKWNFTKFLIDSNGKPVKRFAPITKPEKIEPYIEQLLAKKQ, from the coding sequence ATGGAAAAAGAATTTTATCAGCTATCGGCCACATCTCTTCAGGGAAAGCAAGTACCGATGGAGTCTTATAAAGGCAAAGTAGTTTTAGTGGTGAACACGGCCAGTAAATGTGGCCTTACTCCGCAATACGAGGGATTGGAAACACTTTACCAAAAGCATAAGGATGAAGGTCTTGTTATTCTTGGCTTTCCCTGCAACCAGTTTGGAAACCAGGAGCCTGGAGGCAGAAAAGAAATAGAAGAAGGCTGCCTGATTAACTATGGTGTTAGCTTCCCCATGTTCGATAAAATAGATGTGAACGGAGACAATACACACCCCGTATTTAAGTATTTGAAAGCTAAGCTGGGCGGGTTGTTTGGCACTAGAATCAAGTGGAATTTTACTAAGTTTCTAATTGATTCAAACGGTAAGCCGGTAAAACGTTTCGCGCCAATCACTAAGCCAGAGAAAATAGAGCCTTATATAGAGCAACTGCTGGCAAAAAAACAGTAA
- the mnmD gene encoding tRNA (5-methylaminomethyl-2-thiouridine)(34)-methyltransferase MnmD produces the protein MLLEIRQTKDGSNTLYVPKLNEHYHSVHGALQESRHVFIKHGLEHVLNIKKDIKILEVGFGTGLNAILTYPYALSHKAFIQYDTLEKYPLGPEVVNKLHYNKLILNPELYDTFTEMHSSPWNEPVSLIPYFTLQKIHEALEEFYSPDSYYDIVYFDAFAPEKQPELWEDAMFVKLYNALRPGGILVTYCAKGSFKRSLKAAGFEVEALPGPPGKREMTRGIKPI, from the coding sequence ATGCTCCTCGAAATACGACAGACCAAAGATGGGTCTAATACCCTATATGTTCCAAAGCTGAACGAGCACTATCATTCGGTGCATGGAGCCTTACAAGAGTCGCGTCATGTTTTTATTAAGCATGGGCTGGAACATGTGCTTAATATTAAGAAGGATATCAAGATTTTAGAAGTAGGTTTTGGCACTGGCCTCAACGCCATTCTTACCTACCCATATGCTCTTTCGCACAAGGCTTTTATACAGTACGACACCCTGGAAAAGTATCCGTTAGGCCCGGAAGTGGTGAATAAGCTGCACTACAACAAGCTGATCCTGAACCCTGAGCTGTATGATACTTTTACAGAAATGCACTCCAGCCCCTGGAATGAGCCTGTTAGCCTGATCCCATACTTCACTTTGCAGAAGATACACGAGGCGCTAGAGGAATTCTACTCTCCTGATTCTTATTACGACATTGTTTATTTTGATGCCTTTGCTCCTGAGAAGCAACCGGAGCTTTGGGAAGATGCCATGTTCGTGAAACTGTACAATGCCCTTCGCCCTGGCGGAATTCTGGTAACTTATTGTGCGAAAGGATCTTTTAAAAGAAGCTTAAAAGCAGCCGGATTTGAGGTGGAAGCTCTGCCCGGACCTCCGGGAAAACGTGAGATGACAAGAGGCATCAAACCTATCTGA
- a CDS encoding thioesterase family protein: protein MARIKVEIPETTIFETQLPIRITDLNYGNHLGNDALLSILHEARLRLLQSLGYTELNLGGTSMIMADVAIEYKGEGFYGDTLTIKMAFADMHRYGFDITYHVLNQLSKEVARAKTGILCFNYTTRKLMPLPDEVKAKIETNA from the coding sequence ATGGCGCGAATAAAAGTAGAAATACCTGAAACTACAATTTTTGAAACACAGCTACCAATCAGGATAACCGACTTAAACTATGGAAACCACTTAGGCAACGATGCCTTGCTATCAATTTTGCATGAAGCCAGACTTCGTTTACTGCAAAGCCTTGGCTACACAGAGCTGAACCTGGGGGGAACCAGTATGATTATGGCCGATGTAGCAATAGAGTATAAAGGCGAAGGCTTTTACGGAGACACACTCACTATAAAAATGGCTTTTGCCGATATGCATAGGTATGGTTTCGATATCACCTACCATGTACTGAACCAGCTTAGCAAAGAAGTAGCCCGGGCCAAGACCGGAATACTTTGCTTTAACTACACTACCCGAAAATTGATGCCGTTGCCCGATGAAGTAAAGGCTAAAATTGAAACTAATGCCTGA